The nucleotide window GGTCTGCAACTCCTTCAGACCGGTCGGGTCAGCCGCGAGGACGATCAGGCCCATTTCGGCGCCGCTGCCGCGAAGCTTCTGGGCGGAGTTCCCGGTTTCGTAGTCACCCCCGGTCCCATTCGGAACACGGGCGTGCAACTGCCAAAAGGCCAGACGGCAGGTGATCTGGGCGTCGAGTTCGGACCGAAATTCCTGGACCCTGATCGACTCGACATCCTGGCCGCTGACTCAGCGCTCGATCTCTCCCGCGAGCCGGAGGAGGTTCGCGAGTCCTACGGTGCGACTCCGTTCGGTCGCCGATGCCTGGCGGCGAGGCGGATGGTCGAGGCCGGTGTCCGGGTGGTCACCGTCAACATGTACGATACCGTCTTTGACGCCGTTTCATGGGACTGCCACGGCACCCGGCCGTTCAGCACTTTCGAAGACTATCGCCAGGTCGTCTTGCCGACGTTCGATCGGGCGTTTTCTGGACTTCTCGACGACCTGGAGGCCCGCGGCCTGCTTTCGACGACACTGGTCGCCGCGGTCGGGGAATTCGGACGGACGCCGAGGATCAACACGTCGGGCGGTCGAGACCACTGGCCGGGCGTCTGGAGCGCGGCCATGGCCGGCGGCGGCGTTCGAGGAGGTCAGGTCGTCGGCGCCAGCGACGGTCGCGCGTCCGCGCCGGTCGACCGGCCGGTTTCGCCCCTCGAATGGTTGGCGACCGTTCACCAAGTGCTGGGTCTTCAAACGTCTTCGATCGGCGACGTGGTTCCCGCCGCCGCGATCCATGAGCTATTCTCTTGAGGAATCGTCGGCGATTGACGAATCGAGGAGCGAGCCGAAGAGTGTTCGTGGAGGACGTTCCGGATGAGCATCGTTTTCTTCTGCTCGGAGTGCGGCTCCCGCTTCGAGGTCAGCGACCAGGCGGCGGGTAAGCTGGGCCGTTGCAAGAAGTGCGGGCAGAAGATCACCGTCCCCCTGCCGAAGCCGGTCGCCGTCGCGGCAGGATCTGCGGGAGACGAGGAAGGCGGCGGTCCCGCATGGCTGGAGCACATGTCCAGTCAGGTCGCGCTCGCCCCGTTGACGATCGACCGAATGCCGGGCGTTCGCAAACGCGATGTGAAGGCGCCGCCCATCGATGACGACCTGGGCGACTCGAAGCCCTACAACGTGGTCGAAGACTACAGCATCCCGGCCCTGAAGGCGGCTCACGATGCGGCCGGACCGGCCGGTCGGGCGACCATCATGTGGCGTCATAGCTGGCGGTCGATCGCCAAGCTGCTCCGCAACATCAACGAATTCGCCTATCTGCTGTCGATTCCCTTCATCATGCTTCTGCTGATCGGAGCCACGATGCACAACCGCAGCCTGGCTCTGCTTGGGGCCGAGGCCGTGGTGCTTTTGAACATCGGCCGCCTGATTACGGGTCTCGCCAATCTCGTGGCCGTTCCCTTTCGCGAGGGGCCTGGCACGGGATTGATGTTCCTGATCCCGCCGTTCACGATCAAGTATATGATGGATCACTGGAACCAGATGAGACGGCCCACCAAGCGCGTGGTAACCCCCCTGTTGACGATCGCCGCGGTCCTTCTGGCATTCGCCTTGCTGCCGTCGCTTTCCGCCAAATCGGCGGACAAGGATGCAGCCAAGCCGAAGTTTTTCACCTTGGACCGCTGAACCTCCCGCCGCAACCGATCGAGCCAGAGCCCATGAGTACGGACCAGCAAAGCTCGCCCGCTCCCGAGGCGGGGGACGTGATCGACTTGATTCCGACGGAAGCCTTTCCCAGGCCGTTCGAGGACGAGCGCCCGACCAAGCGCGTCGACAATCCCGCGCCGATCGGCGAAGCGTCTCAGGGAAGCCTGGCGGCGGAGACCCACGACCTTCGTCGTCGCAGGCTCGCGGCGGCCGCCCTGTTCATGGCCGGCGCAACGACGGCCCTACTGACCTGGAGCCTCTTCAGCGGGACGCTCTACCTGCATCGGGGCGTCGCCCTGATCAAGGTCGCCCGCGTGATCGTCTCGGTCGGCACTGCGGCTCTCCTGTACAGTCGCAAGCCGCTCTCAGCGTCCACGGTGAAGGGGATTGAGTACGGGCTCTTCGGCCTGATGATCCTCCTTCTGGGGCTGGCCGAGTATCTGGTGAGCATCGAGTACCTCCGTCAGGGGGACGCACTCGCCATGGCCACCTACATGAAGAACGGCGTCATCGGCGCGATCATGCTGATGGTCCTGTACGGAGCGCTGATACCCAACGACGCGGCCTCCGCGGCGAGGGTGATCCTGACGATGGCGGTGGTCCCCGTCATCGCCTTCACGCTGTTGATGGAATACGAGCACCCCGATCTGGTCCGCGAACTTGAGACGATGCGCTCGCCCGAGCACGCGGGGTCGAACGTTGTGGCCTTGCTCTGCGGCGCCGCGCTGGCGATCTATGCAGCCCACATCCTCAACGGCCTCCGCAAGGATCTGCACGACGCCCGCAAGTTCGGCCAGTACCAACTCGGTCGCAAGATCGGCGTCGGCGGCATGGGCGAGGTCTACATGGCAGAGCACCAGATGCTCAAACGCCCGGCTGCGCTCAAGCTGATCAAGGGCGAAGACGGGGCCGACCCCCTCGCCGTCGCCCGCTTCGAGCGCGAGGTCAAGTCGGCGGCCCGGTTGTCGCACCCGAACACGATCGCCATCTATGACTACGGGCGGACCGAGGACGGAACCTTTTACTATGTGATGGAATACCTGCCCGGCATGACGCTTCAAGACCTTGTGAAGCAGCACGGACCGGTCCCTTCGGGACGGCTGATCTATCTTCTGCGCCAGGTTTGCGGCGGCCTTGCCGAGGCGCACTCGATGGGGATCATTCACCGGGATCTCAAGCCCGCCAACATCTTTGTCGCTCTACGAGGCGGAGAGGCCGACGTGGCGAAGATCCTCGATTTCGGCCTGGTGAAGCTAACCGACCCCAGCGCCCCCGAACTGACAACCGATCACAGCGTCAGCGGCACCCCCGCCTTCATGGCCCCGGAACAGGCCACCGGCGACGCCCCTGTCGACGGTCGTACCGACGTCTACGCTCTGGGAGCGATCGCCTACTACGCACTGACCGGAAAAACCCCGTTCCATGGCTCGACGTCGATGGCGATCATGATTTCGCAGGTTCGCGACCCGGTCGTGCCGCCGTCGAAGCTGCTGGACGGAGTTCCCGAGGATCTGGAAGACGTGATCCTCAAGTGCCTCGCCAAGGATCCGAACGAACGCTACCCGAACGCGAAAGCAATGGCCCGAGCCCTGGCCGCTTGCTCCTCGGCCGCCGACTGGAACGAGGAAAAGGCCGAGGCGTGGTGGCAGGCCCAGGTCCAACCCGTCACCGCCCCGACCGTTTAAAGCTAGATTCCGTCGCTCACTTCGCCGCCTGGACGCCGGCCGACTTGAAACCGGGGGCTGCGAAAAAGGTCTGACCCGGTTTACCGTCCTCAACGTTCCAGGTGCGGACCTCGCCGTCCCACGAGCCGGAGGCGACGGTCTTGCCGTCGGGCGAAACGGCGACGGCGTAGATCCAGTCCTTGTGGCCGTCGAGAGTCCGCAGCGCCTTGCCGTCGGCGAAGTTGAAGAGGCGGACCTTGTCGTCGCCGCCGGCGGCGACGAGGGTTTTGCCGTCGGGAGTGAAGCTCATCGCGAAGACCGGCCCGCCGAAGCCGGAGATCTTGCGGACCTCCTTGGCCTCGCCGTCGATCGTCCAGACCCGCGCGAGGGAGTCCCCTCCTCCCGAGACGACGGACTTGCCGTCCGCCGCGAAGAGGACTGCGTAGACCGGCTGGGCGTGGCCGGGGAACGTCACCAGCGACTCCTTCTTCTCGACGTCGAAGACCTTGCTGGTCTTGTCGCGGCTGGCCGTGGCCAGGAGCTTGCCGTCGGGGCTGAAGGCGATGTCGAGAATCCAATCAGCATGGTCCTCGACCTGGAAGACGAGGTCTCCCTTGGCTGTATCGTAGACGCGCAGGATGCGATCGGCCCCGGCGGTCGCCACGCGAGAGCCATCGGGCGAGAAGGCCACGGCGAAGACGGCGTCTTGAGCCTCGGCAAGATCGCGAACGAGCTTCGGAGGCGAGCCCGCTTCCACAGCCCATAGCTTGGCGAGACCGTATAGCCCTGGGTCGCCGCCCGCGGTGGCCATCCATTTGCCGTCACGGCTGAAGGCGATGTCGTAGACGCGCTCGGGCATTCCCTTGAGCCGGCCGTCGAGTCCTCCATCGGCTGTCTTCCAGGCCGTGACCTCGTGGTATCCCGAGGCCTCGACCTTAGAGCCGTCCGGAGAGAAGGAGAGCGCCGTGATCGGCACGGCGACGGGATAGGACTCCGGGGGCTCGACCTTTCGCGACTTGCGAAGGAGGAATGTCCAGTCCTCGTCGGCCGAGGCGCCGTCGTACTTCGCTCCCTCGGTCACCCAACGCTCGATCAGGGCGATATCAGCGGCCGAGAGCGGATCCTGTTTGTAGGGCATGCGGGGCTCGCCCTCGGGGCGAATCAACTCGATCAGGTAGCTCTCGTCGGGCTTGCCGGGCTCCAGATTGGCGTCCTCGCCGACCTTGCCTCCCTTCGCGAGCTTGGCGAAGGTGGTCATCACATATTTGCCTTCGGGCTTCCGAGCGTTGTGGCAGGCGATGCAATTCCGAACCATGATCGGCGCCACGTCCGCCATGAAGCTCACCGGCTTGGGCGTGGCGGGGGGCTCCTCGGCGATCGCAGAGGCGACGACCACGAACAGCATCGAGACGAAGATGCTTCGCGAACGAGGGAACGAAGGCATGCGCGAACTCCCGGAGAGGCGATGGTTCACTTCGGCGGCTGCGGCGCGACGACCTTCACGGTCAACGGCGACGGTGGGAATGCGTAGTCTTTCTTATCGATCTGGAAAGCGGCCAGAACCTTGGCGGCAGCGTCCGCTGGTTTGGCCCCGGCCTCGGCGACGAGCTTGACGATGAAATCCGTCGCCTCCGGCGCGACCGTCGCCGGTTCCGCCTTGATCCCCGCCGGGAGGCCGTCGACCTTCACCACGACGGGGTCCCTGAACGACCCTTTGCGGACGACCTTCCCCTTGAGTTCAACCGTAGCGCCAGCAGGGGCCTCGACGACGGGTTTCTCCAGGTTGAGTTCGACGGGGCGAACGACGTTCAACGCAACAACGGGAGCGGCGATCGTCCGCTCGCCTGGGGCGAACTTTCCCTTGGACTGAAAGCCAAGCGTGCTCAGGCCAAGCGGAGCCTCCGCCGCGACGACTACTGAGATCGTCGCTTGATCGGCCTTTTCCGGAACCTTCACGGCAGCGACCGTCATCCCCGCGGGGAGCGGGAGGGCGGTGACGTCCATCGCGGCATCAGCGCCGGTGGTCCGGGCGATCTTCACTGGGATCGTCGCCGGTTGGCCGTGGACGGCCTCGATGGGGCCGGCCGGCGCATCGATCGTGACGAGGCTGGGCGCGGCGGGGGCCGTCGCCAGGGCGTCGAGTTCCAGGACGTTCGTCGCCAGGTATTCCTGCTGGGCGAAAATCTCGCGGCGGGTCGCCGCTCGTCGCATCGGCCCGCTCGGCCCCTGAGCCTCGCCCACGATCTTGAGATCGGCCACGGCGAACGAGGCGTCGGGCGCGGCCGAGAGTGAAAGCTTCCCACTCACCTGCCCGGCCGCCACGTTTCCCGGCCGGAAGGTCAATCCGGCGGGCGGGTCGAGAACGGTCAGCGTAACCGGGCCGCTGAACCCTTCCTGGCGACTCAGAGTGACGCTGACAACCGCTGATCCCCCGCGCGGGACGTTGACGTCCGAGGCGTCGAGCACCAGGTCGAACGAGGGAAGTGCCGGCTCGACGACGATCCTGTAGGGGAAGCCGACACCGCCGCGTTTCTCCAGGTCCCGCAGGACCAGCGTCAACTCGTGAACGTCGGGAGGAACGGTCGCCGTGACCTGCGGGTCGAGATCGACGATCTTGGCCTGAGCGCCGTTACGCATCGGCCCGGGCGTGGTCTGGTCGTCGACCGTGGCCACGACGCCGCCGTCCGGCTTGAGCACCTGCAGAACTGCGTCCAGCGACGAGCCAAGCCGCAATGCGTCGACGTGAATCTTGAGCTTCGCCCCCGGCGACGTCGCGACGATGAAACGGTCCTCGTCCCCCGGCGTATCGATCCGACCGTTGAGAACCACCGGGGCCGCGACGCGGATCGGGGCTGCGTCCGGGGAGACCGGTTCGCGGAGTTCCGGAAGGTCGGAGACGGTCAGAGATCGGAGCGACTCGACATCGAGGCCGTCGACCGTGAGTCGGGGCCAGTGCGAGAATGTGTGAGCAAGCGGAGCAAGTCGAGCAACCGCCGGGTGAAGCTCGGGGAAGGTCCCGCCTCGAAGTTCAAGGCCCACCGTTTCCCCGTTGCGGCCGCCCAGGGGAAACACCTCCTCGGCAACCGGAACCTCGCCGATCACCAGCCGATAGACCGGTCGGCCGCCCCCGGCGTATCGCGAGTCGGAAATCTCGACGATGTAGTCCCCGTCCTCGGGCAGTTCGGCTATGAGACGGGCGTCGGTAAGGAGGCCCGGGGTGTCGTCGGCCGCCGCGACGAATCGACGGGTCGGGGTCGCCTGCGAAAGACGTATCGAAGGGTCCACGCCTGACCCGATCCGCGCGCACTGGCCGTCGACGACGATCCGCTTCCCCTTCTTCCCAGCGAAGCGATAGAAATCGACGTCATTCCCGGCGACACGGCCCTCGACGACGGCCGGGGTGGCCGCGATCGCCTGGGCGTTCTCAAAGCGGTTGTTCTCCTCGACCTCGGCGACCTGAGGGAGCTGGCCGACCGAGAAGAGCAAGGGATTGGAGATCCCGTCGTCGGTCTGCACGCGAATCGGGTAAGAGCCGACGGCGACTGTGGCCGGGGCCGACAGGCGGAAGGCCCAGGCCTCGGGCTTGCTCCGTTCCGGAGGCAGCGGTTCCACCTGGAACGCAAAGGGAGCAACCAGCCGAGGGTTGGGACCCAGATTCGCCCCTGAGAGCGTGACCTCAACGGCTTCGCCGCGTTTGATACCCAGCGGGGCTGCGTCCGTGAGTTTCGGCGGATCGGCGGCCCTAACGGCGGTCGAGGCGGCGAGAACGACCATCGCCGCAAGCCCCAAGCGACCTGGTCGCATCATGGTTCCAGCTCCGTGCAGTGGTTGCTTCTCGCCCGTTACGGCCGGCGAGGTGGGACGCCGCGGTGGGAGCCGTCGTCGTGGAGAAGTCTCCAACGTCGGTTTAACCTCGCACGCCGGAGGCTGTTTGTCAATGATCGCGCAAGAGGTCCTGGGAGGTATCGCACGCGCTCAAGGGGGGTCGTAACCGCCGGGGCTCCAGGGGTGGCATCGACTGAGACGCCGGACGCCTCTGGTGAAGCCGACGATGAGCCCATACTTGCGCAGGGACTCAATCATGTAGTTGCTGCAACTGGGGTGGAAGCGGCAGACGTTTCCGAACAGGGGGCTGAGCGTCTTCTGGTAGACGCGGATGAGGCCGACGAGCAGGGCTACTAGAGGACGAGAGAGGCTCATGGCGAGGGCTTCGGCTCGCGCCTTGGCGCGCGGAGGCGGCGGGCGGCGTCGCGAGCAAGAGTCGCCAATGAGGAGCGGACCGCCTCAAATTCGGCCTGTGGAGCACGGGGAAGGACGACGAGGTCCACGCCGGGCGGCAGATCGGCTTTCGACAGCCGGAAAGCTTCGCGGATCAGTCGCTTGATCCGGTTTCGCGCCGAGGCCTTTCGCACCCGCTTGCGCGAGACCGAGATGCCGAGCCGGGCGTGCTCCAGACCGTTCTCCACGCCGTAGACGATCAGGACGGCGTCGGAGACCGAGCGCTTGCGGTCGAACGCCCGACGGAAGTCGGCGGGGTCCTTGATGCGTTCGTGGGGGCGGAAAGTCTGGTCGGGAGTCGTCACTCGGGGCTTCCCTGATTCGATTCGGCTTCAGACGGAGAATGGTCGGTGAGTGCGCCGCCTCGGACGGTACCGAGTCGGGCGCGGATCAGGTCGGCTCGCCGCCGAAGATGCCAGACGCCGAGGACCGCGATCGCGACGACCGAAGCGAGCACCACCCACAACAAGCCGCCGACCGCCCGTTTCAGACGGCCGCGGGCCTCCGGATGTTCGTGGAGGATTCGGGCAAGCCGGGACTCAGGAGGTCGATCGGGAGTCATGCTCGGCCTGCAGAGGGATTAAGAAGGTCGGTCGCGGGCGTCCAGGATGTCGCGAAGATCATCGGCCATTCGCGACAGATGGTCGTGCAGATGAGTCATTCGGTCGCGGAGTCGAAGGATGACCTCCACCCCGGCCAGATTCACGCCAAGGTCGCGCTGGTAGCTGACGATCGACCAGATTCGGCGCACCTGAGAGGGTTCATAGCCCTGGACCTCGCCCGAACGCACGCAGTGCACGAGGCCCAGTTCTTCATAACGGATCAGAACCTGCGGTGAGATCGACAGGCCCTGGGCGACGGTTTCGCGAGGGATGATCGGTTCGTTCATGGCCGGCTCGCAATCCTGGGCTGAGGAGCGCTCATTCCCTGAGGGCGACGGTCACCACAACCCGGCCCGCGGGCTCTGTTTGTTGAGGTCGGCGAATTGCTCGATGAGACGCTTGCTCTCGTCGTCCACGCCTTTTGGGACGACGATTTTCACGACGACGAACAGGTCGCCGTCCGGCTTGCCGGCGGAGCCTGGCACGCCCTGCCCCTTGAGCCGAAGCTTCTGGCCGCTCGAGGTTCCGGCGGGGATCGGCACCGGCTTCATGCCGTCGAGCGTGGGAACGTCGACCTTGGCGCCCAGGACGGCCTCGGCGACGGTCAGAGGCACCTCGACGAGGAGATTGCGATCCTCGCGCTTGAAGTACGAATGCGGCTCGACGGAGACGATGATCGTCATGTCGCCGGCCGGAGCCCCCTTGGGGCCTGGCTCGCCC belongs to Paludisphaera rhizosphaerae and includes:
- a CDS encoding DUF1501 domain-containing protein, with product MILLMLVGGPSQLETWDPKPDAPLEVRGPFDSIATSIPGVRISEHLPRLASRMDKIALIRSMNHDEAPIHETGLQLLQTGRVSREDDQAHFGAAAAKLLGGVPGFVVTPGPIRNTGVQLPKGQTAGDLGVEFGPKFLDPDRLDILAADSALDLSREPEEVRESYGATPFGRRCLAARRMVEAGVRVVTVNMYDTVFDAVSWDCHGTRPFSTFEDYRQVVLPTFDRAFSGLLDDLEARGLLSTTLVAAVGEFGRTPRINTSGGRDHWPGVWSAAMAGGGVRGGQVVGASDGRASAPVDRPVSPLEWLATVHQVLGLQTSSIGDVVPAAAIHELFS
- a CDS encoding zinc ribbon domain-containing protein, which codes for MSIVFFCSECGSRFEVSDQAAGKLGRCKKCGQKITVPLPKPVAVAAGSAGDEEGGGPAWLEHMSSQVALAPLTIDRMPGVRKRDVKAPPIDDDLGDSKPYNVVEDYSIPALKAAHDAAGPAGRATIMWRHSWRSIAKLLRNINEFAYLLSIPFIMLLLIGATMHNRSLALLGAEAVVLLNIGRLITGLANLVAVPFREGPGTGLMFLIPPFTIKYMMDHWNQMRRPTKRVVTPLLTIAAVLLAFALLPSLSAKSADKDAAKPKFFTLDR
- a CDS encoding serine/threonine-protein kinase, which translates into the protein MSTDQQSSPAPEAGDVIDLIPTEAFPRPFEDERPTKRVDNPAPIGEASQGSLAAETHDLRRRRLAAAALFMAGATTALLTWSLFSGTLYLHRGVALIKVARVIVSVGTAALLYSRKPLSASTVKGIEYGLFGLMILLLGLAEYLVSIEYLRQGDALAMATYMKNGVIGAIMLMVLYGALIPNDAASAARVILTMAVVPVIAFTLLMEYEHPDLVRELETMRSPEHAGSNVVALLCGAALAIYAAHILNGLRKDLHDARKFGQYQLGRKIGVGGMGEVYMAEHQMLKRPAALKLIKGEDGADPLAVARFEREVKSAARLSHPNTIAIYDYGRTEDGTFYYVMEYLPGMTLQDLVKQHGPVPSGRLIYLLRQVCGGLAEAHSMGIIHRDLKPANIFVALRGGEADVAKILDFGLVKLTDPSAPELTTDHSVSGTPAFMAPEQATGDAPVDGRTDVYALGAIAYYALTGKTPFHGSTSMAIMISQVRDPVVPPSKLLDGVPEDLEDVILKCLAKDPNERYPNAKAMARALAACSSAADWNEEKAEAWWQAQVQPVTAPTV
- a CDS encoding c-type cytochrome domain-containing protein: MPSFPRSRSIFVSMLFVVVASAIAEEPPATPKPVSFMADVAPIMVRNCIACHNARKPEGKYVMTTFAKLAKGGKVGEDANLEPGKPDESYLIELIRPEGEPRMPYKQDPLSAADIALIERWVTEGAKYDGASADEDWTFLLRKSRKVEPPESYPVAVPITALSFSPDGSKVEASGYHEVTAWKTADGGLDGRLKGMPERVYDIAFSRDGKWMATAGGDPGLYGLAKLWAVEAGSPPKLVRDLAEAQDAVFAVAFSPDGSRVATAGADRILRVYDTAKGDLVFQVEDHADWILDIAFSPDGKLLATASRDKTSKVFDVEKKESLVTFPGHAQPVYAVLFAADGKSVVSGGGDSLARVWTIDGEAKEVRKISGFGGPVFAMSFTPDGKTLVAAGGDDKVRLFNFADGKALRTLDGHKDWIYAVAVSPDGKTVASGSWDGEVRTWNVEDGKPGQTFFAAPGFKSAGVQAAK
- the yidD gene encoding membrane protein insertion efficiency factor YidD, with translation MSLSRPLVALLVGLIRVYQKTLSPLFGNVCRFHPSCSNYMIESLRKYGLIVGFTRGVRRLSRCHPWSPGGYDPP
- the rnpA gene encoding ribonuclease P protein component — translated: MTTPDQTFRPHERIKDPADFRRAFDRKRSVSDAVLIVYGVENGLEHARLGISVSRKRVRKASARNRIKRLIREAFRLSKADLPPGVDLVVLPRAPQAEFEAVRSSLATLARDAARRLRAPRREPKPSP
- a CDS encoding chaperone modulator CbpM, which encodes MNEPIIPRETVAQGLSISPQVLIRYEELGLVHCVRSGEVQGYEPSQVRRIWSIVSYQRDLGVNLAGVEVILRLRDRMTHLHDHLSRMADDLRDILDARDRPS